In Triticum urartu cultivar G1812 chromosome 6, Tu2.1, whole genome shotgun sequence, the following proteins share a genomic window:
- the LOC125513323 gene encoding protein ACTIVITY OF BC1 COMPLEX KINASE 8, chloroplastic isoform X2 gives MWLPSHHRSPLALPAPCSLLHTTPSSAASPRFHPLDPHSQTLALRPAMSVATAAASLVASSSLSVPDHLRLRRPPPPLRFRRRSKDRLVLAVLEEKSSSAFTEEEARKFGLNGSASRLGYDDAAVEAYLGSNGNGNSNSNRSASGSGNGASVKPVPSGSGTSVVSGRGPGEDERRRKERVEEIGREDAWFKRSDGEAMPKVSVVPGGRWNRFKTYSTIQRTLEIWGSVFAFIFKVWLNNQKFTYRGGMTEEKRVMRRKVLAKWLKESILRLGPTFIKIGQQFSTRVDILPKEYVDQLSELQDQVPPFPSETAVSTIEEELGASVNEIFERFDVEPLAAASLGQVHRASLNGQEVVLKVQRPGLKELFDIDLKNLRVIAEYLQKVDPKSDGAKRDWVAIYDECANVLYQEIDYTKEAFNAEKFAENFKNMDYVKVPEIYWEYTTPQVLTMEYVPGIKINRIQQIDKLGLDRKRLGRYAVESYLEQILSHGFFHADPHPGNIAVDDANGGRLIFYDFGMMGSISPNIREGLLEVFYGVYEKDPDKVLQAMVQMGVLVPTGDMTAVRRTAQFFLDSFEERLAAQRKEREMATVEPGFKKQLSKEEKFEKKKQRLAAIGEDLLAIAADQPFRFPATFTFVVRAFSVLDGIGKGLDPRFDITEIAKPYAMELLRFNEAGVEVLVKDARKRWDRQSRAFYNVFRQPDRVEKLAQIIERLEQGDLKLRVRALESERSFQRVAAVQKTIGYGVAAGSLVNLATILHLNSIRMPATIGYCLCAFFGLQILLGVLKVKKLDQQERLITGTA, from the exons ATGTGGCTCCCCTCCCACCACCGCTCTCCTCTGGCCCTTCCCGCGCCTTGCTCCCTCCTCCACACCActccctcctccgccgcctccccTCGCTTCCACCCCCTCGACCCCCACAGCCAAACCCTAGCTCTCCGCCCCGCCATGTCCGTCGCGACCGCGGCCGCCTCCCTCGTCGCCTCCTCTTCGCTCTCCGTTCCCGAccacctccgcctccgccgccccccGCCACCGCTCCGCTTCCGCCGCCGATCAAAGGACCGCCTCGTTCttgctgttctcgaggagaaatCCTCCTCTGCGTTTACTGAGGAGGAAGCCAGGAAGTTCGGGCTCAACGGGAGCGCGAGCAGGCTCGGGTACGACGATGCCGCGGTGGAGGCGTACCTCGGGTCCAACGGCAACGgaaacagcaacagcaacaggaGTGCGAGTGGGAGTGGGAACGGCGCGAGCGTGAAGCCCGTGCCATCCGGGTCTGGCACTTCTGTGGTATCCGGCCGTGGGCCGGGTGAGGAtgagaggaggaggaaggagagagtGGAGGAGATAGGCAGGGAGGACGCATGGTTTAAGCGAAGCGACGGAGAGGCCATGCCCAAG GTGTCTGTTGTTCCTGGTGGTCGTTGGAATCGGTTTAAAACCTATTCAACGATTCAAAGAACCTTGGAGATATGGGGCTCTGTCTTCGCATTTATATTCAAGGTTTGGCTCAACAACCAGAAGTTCACTTATCGAG GGGGGATGACGGAAGAGAAAAGGGTAATGAGGAGGAAAGTTCTTGCCAAGTGGCTCAAGGAGAGTATTTTGAGATTAGGCCCCACATTTATTAAAATAGGACAGCAATTCTCCACCAGGGTGGATATTCTTCCAAAAGAATATGTGGATCAATTATCTGAATTGCAG GATCAGGTCCCTCCATTCCCTTCAGAGACAGCTGTGTCAACTATTGAAGAAGAGCTGGGAGCATCTGTAAATGAGATATTTGAACGATTTGACGTTGAACCATTAGCTGCTGCTAGCCTCG GCCAGGTTCATCGGGCAAGCCTAAATGGCCAAGAAGTTGTACTCAAGGTGCAAAGGCCTGGTCTGAAAGAGCTGTTTGATATTGATCTGAAGAATTTAAGG GTAATAGCAGAATACCTTCAGAAAGTGGATCCCAAGTCAGATGGTGCCAAGAGAGACTGGGTTGCTATTTATGATGAATGTGCAAATGTATTATATCAG GAAATAGACTATACCAAAGAAGCATTTAATGCTGAAAAGTTTGCTGAAAACTTCAAAAATATGGATTATGTGAAGGTTCCAGAAATTTACTGGGAGTATACTACACCTCAG GTTCTAACAATGGAGTATGTCCCAGGAATCAAAATAAATAGGATACAGCAGATAGATAAGTTAGGGCTTGATCGGAAAAG GTTAGGCCGGTATGCTGTTGAGTCCTACCTTGAGCAGATTTTATCGCATGGATTTTTCCACGCCGACCCG CATCCAGGGAACATTGCTGTTGATGATGCCAATGGTGGGAGGCTTATCTTCTATGACTTTGGGATGATGGGAAG TATTAGCCCAAATATCCGCGAAGGACTGCTTGAAGTATTTTATGGAGTTTATGAAAAAGATCCTGATAAA GTGCTTCAAGCAATGGTTCAAATGGGTGTCCTTGTTCCTACTGGAGATATGACAGCCGTCAGAAGAACAGCTCAATTTTTCCTGGATAG CTTTGAAGAGCGTCTAGCTGCACaaaggaaagagagagagatggcAACCGTGGAACCTGGATTTAAAAAACAATTATCTAAGGAGGAAAAGTTTGAAAAGAAGAAGCAGAGACTTGCAGCTATCG GAGAGGATCTTTTGGCAATTGCTGCTGATCAACCATTTCGGTTCCCTGCCACCTTTACATTTGTGGTCAGAGCATTCTCAG TACTGGATGGTATTGGGAAAGGTTTAGATCCTAGATTTGATATTACAGAGATTGCTAAGCC TTATGCCATGGAGTTGCTCAGATTTAATGAAGCTGGTGTTGAAGTACTTGTTAAG GATGCAAGGAAGCGATGGGACAGGCAATCTCGTGCATTCTACAATGTGTTCCGTCAACCTGACAGAGTTGAAAAACTTGCACAGATCATTGAGCGTTTG GAGCAAGGTGATCTCAAGCTTCGTGTCAGAGCATTAGAATCAGAAAGATCGTTTCAAAGAGTTGCCGCTGTACAGAAAACAATTGGATAT GGAGTGGCTGCCGGGAGTTTGGTAAACCTCGCTACCATTCTGCACCTCAATTCGATCCGG ATGCCAGCAACCATCGGATACTGTCTTTGTGCGTTCTTTGGGCTACAAATCCTGCTTGGCGTTCTCAAGGTGAAGAAGCTGGACCAACAAGAGAGATTGATAACCGGCACTGCCTGA
- the LOC125513321 gene encoding LRR receptor kinase SERK2-like isoform X1, which yields MVPSPSRTIYYREERGRKKAINGDAAVQQIRTARGIWGKGEPAGAAYASVRWGPVGGRAGMAAAVLGRGRWRPVVVAVLMVVAGVGHVFANTEGDALYNLRQSLKDSNNVLQSWDPTLVNPCTWFHVTCNNDNSVIRVDLGNAQLSGVLVSQLGQLKNLQYLELYSNNISGPIPAELGNLTSLVSLDLYLNKFTGVIPDSLGNLLKLRFLRLNNNSMSGQIPKSLTDITTLQVLDLSNNNLSGAVPSTGSFSLFTPISFANNPLLCGPGTTKPCPGDPPFSPPPPYNPPTPPTQSAGASSTGAIAGGVAAGAALVFAVPAIAFAMWRRRKPEEHFFDVPAEEDPEVHLGQLKKFSLRELQVASDNFNNKNILGRGGFGKVYKGRLADGTLVAVKRLKEERTPGGELQFQTEVEMISMAVHRNLLRLRGFCMTPTERLLVYPYMANGSVASRLRERQPSEPPLDWDTRRRIALGSARGLSYLHDHCDPKIIHRDVKAANILLDEDFEAVVGDFGLAKLMDYKDTHVTTAVRGTIGHIAPEYLSTGKSSEKTDVFGYGITLLELITGQRAFDLARLANDDDVMLLDWVKGLLKEKKVEMLVDPDLQSNYEETEVESLIQVALLCTQGSPVERPKMSEVVRMLEGDGLAERWEEWQKVEVVRQEAELAPLRNDWIVDSTYNLRAVELSGPR from the exons ATGGTCCCGTCGCCCAGTAGAACAATTTACTACAG GGAAGAGAGAGGGAGGAAGAAAGCTATCAACGGCGACGCGGCGGTCCAGCAGATCCGTACTGCTCGGGGGATCTGGGGGAAGGGAGAACCGGCGGGGGCCGCCTATGCGTCGGTGAGGTGGGGCCCAGTCGGCGGTAGAGCAGGAATGGCGGCGGCGGTGTTGGGGAGAGGGAGGTGGCGACCGGTGGTCGTCGCTGTGTTGATGGTTGTTGCGGGGGTGGGCCATGTCTTCGCCAACACGGAGG GTGATGCTCTGTATAACCTGCGTCAGAGTCTGAAGGATAGCAACAATGTATTGCAGAGTTGGGATCCCACTCTTGTTAATCCTTGTACATGGTTTCATGTTACATGTAACAATGATAACAGTGTAATTAGAGT TGACCTTGGAAATGCACAATTATCCGGTGTACTAGTGTCCCAGCTTGGGCAGCTGAAAAATCTCCAATATTT GGAGCTTTACAGCAACAACATAAGTGGGCCAATACCTGCTGAACTGGGCAACCTAACTAGCCTGGTCAGTTTGGATTTGTATCTGAACAAGTTCACAGGAGTTATTCCTGACAGCCTGGGGAATCTTTTGAAGCTTCGATTCCT CCGTCTTAACAACAACAGCATGTCGGGTCAAATTCCTAAATCCTTGACTGATATCACTACTCTTCAAGTACT CGATCTCTCAAACAACAACCTCTCAGGAGCAGTTCCATCTACTGGCTCCTTTTCGCTCTTCACCCCTATAAG TTTTGCGAATAATCCACTTCTTTGTGGTCCTGGTACCACAAAGCCCTGCCCTGGGgatcctcctttttccccacctCCTCCATACAATCCTCCAACACCACCAACTCAATCAGCAG GTGCCTCTAGCACTGGAGCTATCGCAGGTGGCGTTGCTGCTGGTGCTGCACTGGTGTTTGCTGTTCCTGCTATTGCATTTGCAATGTGGCGCCGTCGTAAACCTGAAGAACATTTCTTCGATGTGCCTG CCGAGGAAGATCCAGAAGTTCATCTTGGTCAGCTTAAGAAGTTCTCATTGCGAGAGCTTCAAGTTGCATCTGACAACTTTAATAATAAGAACATTTTAGGAAGAGGTGGTTTTGGAAAAGTGTACAAGGGGAGGCTTGCAGATGGTACATTGGTAGCGGTGAAAAGACTAAAAGAGGAACGTACCCCTGGTGGCGAGCTTCAGTTCCAAACAGAAGTTGAGATGATTAGCATGGCAGTGCATAGGAACCTTCTCCGACTTCGTGGTTTTTGCATGACACCTACTGAACGATTACTAGTCTATCCATACATGGCCAATGGCAGTGTTGCATCACGTTTGCGAG AGCGTCAGCCATCTGAACCACCCCTTGATTGGGATACCAGAAGACGAATTGCACTTGGATCTGCAAGGGGACTCTCTTACTTGCACGATCACTGTGATCCCAAGATCATCCACCGTGATGTCAAAGCTGCAAATATTCTTTTGGACGAGGATTTCGAGGCAGTTGTGGGTGATTTTGGGCTTGCCAAACTTATGGATTACAAGGATACTCATGTAACTACTGCTGTTCGTGGAACAATTGGACACATTGCTCCTGAGTACCTATCCACTGGAAAGTCCTCTGAGAAGACTGATGTTTTCGGCTACGGAATCACACTTCTGGAGCTTATTACTGGGCAGAGGGCATTTGATCTTGCTCGCCTTGCAAATGATGATGATGTTATGCTTCTTGACTGG GTGAAAGGATTGTTGAAGGAGAAAAAAGTTGAGATGCTGGTGGACCCAGACTTGCAGAGCAACTATGAAGAGACCGAGGTGGAATCGCTGATCCAGGTAGCGCTGCTGTGCACGCAGGGCTCGCCAGTGGAGCGCCCCAAGATGTCAGAGGTCGTGAGGATGCTGGAAGGTGACGGCTTGGCAGAGAGATGGGAGGAATGGCAGAAGGTGGAGGTGGTCAGGCAGGAGGCAGAGTTGGCTCCTCTTCGCAACGACTGGATTGTTGACTCCACATATAACCTCCGCGCCGTTGAACTGTCTGGCCCAAGATGA
- the LOC125513321 gene encoding LRR receptor kinase BAK1-like isoform X2 produces MVPSPSRTIYYREERGRKKAINGDAAVQQIRTARGIWGKGEPAGAAYASVRWGPVGGRAGMAAAVLGRGRWRPVVVAVLMVVAGVGHVFANTEGDALYNLRQSLKDSNNVLQSWDPTLVNPCTWFHVTCNNDNSVIRVDLGNAQLSGVLVSQLGQLKNLQYLELYSNNISGPIPAELGNLTSLVSLDLYLNKFTGVIPDSLGNLLKLRFLRLNNNSMSGQIPKSLTDITTLQVLDLSNNNLSGAVPSTGSFSLFTPISFANNPLLCGPGTTKPCPGDPPFSPPPPYNPPTPPTQSAGASSTGAIAGGVAAGAALVFAVPAIAFAMWRRRKPEEHFFDVPAEEDPEVHLGQLKKFSLRELQVASDNFNNKNILGRGGFGKVYKGRLADGTLVAVKRLKEERTPGGELQFQTEVEMISMAVHRNLLRLRGFCMTPTERLLVYPYMANGSVASRLRERQPSEPPLDWDTRRRIALGSARGLSYLHDHCDPKIIHRDVKAANILLDEDFEAVVGDFGLAKLMDYKDTHVTTAVRGTIGHIAPEYLSTGKSSEKTDVFGYGITLLELITGQRAFDLARLANDDDVMLLDWLL; encoded by the exons ATGGTCCCGTCGCCCAGTAGAACAATTTACTACAG GGAAGAGAGAGGGAGGAAGAAAGCTATCAACGGCGACGCGGCGGTCCAGCAGATCCGTACTGCTCGGGGGATCTGGGGGAAGGGAGAACCGGCGGGGGCCGCCTATGCGTCGGTGAGGTGGGGCCCAGTCGGCGGTAGAGCAGGAATGGCGGCGGCGGTGTTGGGGAGAGGGAGGTGGCGACCGGTGGTCGTCGCTGTGTTGATGGTTGTTGCGGGGGTGGGCCATGTCTTCGCCAACACGGAGG GTGATGCTCTGTATAACCTGCGTCAGAGTCTGAAGGATAGCAACAATGTATTGCAGAGTTGGGATCCCACTCTTGTTAATCCTTGTACATGGTTTCATGTTACATGTAACAATGATAACAGTGTAATTAGAGT TGACCTTGGAAATGCACAATTATCCGGTGTACTAGTGTCCCAGCTTGGGCAGCTGAAAAATCTCCAATATTT GGAGCTTTACAGCAACAACATAAGTGGGCCAATACCTGCTGAACTGGGCAACCTAACTAGCCTGGTCAGTTTGGATTTGTATCTGAACAAGTTCACAGGAGTTATTCCTGACAGCCTGGGGAATCTTTTGAAGCTTCGATTCCT CCGTCTTAACAACAACAGCATGTCGGGTCAAATTCCTAAATCCTTGACTGATATCACTACTCTTCAAGTACT CGATCTCTCAAACAACAACCTCTCAGGAGCAGTTCCATCTACTGGCTCCTTTTCGCTCTTCACCCCTATAAG TTTTGCGAATAATCCACTTCTTTGTGGTCCTGGTACCACAAAGCCCTGCCCTGGGgatcctcctttttccccacctCCTCCATACAATCCTCCAACACCACCAACTCAATCAGCAG GTGCCTCTAGCACTGGAGCTATCGCAGGTGGCGTTGCTGCTGGTGCTGCACTGGTGTTTGCTGTTCCTGCTATTGCATTTGCAATGTGGCGCCGTCGTAAACCTGAAGAACATTTCTTCGATGTGCCTG CCGAGGAAGATCCAGAAGTTCATCTTGGTCAGCTTAAGAAGTTCTCATTGCGAGAGCTTCAAGTTGCATCTGACAACTTTAATAATAAGAACATTTTAGGAAGAGGTGGTTTTGGAAAAGTGTACAAGGGGAGGCTTGCAGATGGTACATTGGTAGCGGTGAAAAGACTAAAAGAGGAACGTACCCCTGGTGGCGAGCTTCAGTTCCAAACAGAAGTTGAGATGATTAGCATGGCAGTGCATAGGAACCTTCTCCGACTTCGTGGTTTTTGCATGACACCTACTGAACGATTACTAGTCTATCCATACATGGCCAATGGCAGTGTTGCATCACGTTTGCGAG AGCGTCAGCCATCTGAACCACCCCTTGATTGGGATACCAGAAGACGAATTGCACTTGGATCTGCAAGGGGACTCTCTTACTTGCACGATCACTGTGATCCCAAGATCATCCACCGTGATGTCAAAGCTGCAAATATTCTTTTGGACGAGGATTTCGAGGCAGTTGTGGGTGATTTTGGGCTTGCCAAACTTATGGATTACAAGGATACTCATGTAACTACTGCTGTTCGTGGAACAATTGGACACATTGCTCCTGAGTACCTATCCACTGGAAAGTCCTCTGAGAAGACTGATGTTTTCGGCTACGGAATCACACTTCTGGAGCTTATTACTGGGCAGAGGGCATTTGATCTTGCTCGCCTTGCAAATGATGATGATGTTATGCTTCTTGACTGG TTGCTATGA
- the LOC125513323 gene encoding protein ACTIVITY OF BC1 COMPLEX KINASE 8, chloroplastic isoform X1, whose protein sequence is MWLPSHHRSPLALPAPCSLLHTTPSSAASPRFHPLDPHSQTLALRPAMSVATAAASLVASSSLSVPDHLRLRRPPPPLRFRRRSKDRLVLAVLEEKSSSAFTEEEARKFGLNGSASRLGYDDAAVEAYLGSNGNGNSNSNRSASGSGNGASVKPVPSGSGTSVVSGRGPGEDERRRKERVEEIGREDAWFKRSDGEAMPKVSVVPGGRWNRFKTYSTIQRTLEIWGSVFAFIFKVWLNNQKFTYRGGMTEEKRVMRRKVLAKWLKESILRLGPTFIKIGQQFSTRVDILPKEYVDQLSELQDQVPPFPSETAVSTIEEELGASVNEIFERFDVEPLAAASLGQVHRASLNGQEVVLKVQRPGLKELFDIDLKNLRVIAEYLQKVDPKSDGAKRDWVAIYDECANVLYQEIDYTKEAFNAEKFAENFKNMDYVKVPEIYWEYTTPQVLTMEYVPGIKINRIQQIDKLGLDRKRLGRYAVESYLEQILSHGFFHADPHPGNIAVDDANGGRLIFYDFGMMGRLLMIILFPPKSIYVINLIFILFTCSISPNIREGLLEVFYGVYEKDPDKVLQAMVQMGVLVPTGDMTAVRRTAQFFLDSFEERLAAQRKEREMATVEPGFKKQLSKEEKFEKKKQRLAAIGEDLLAIAADQPFRFPATFTFVVRAFSVLDGIGKGLDPRFDITEIAKPYAMELLRFNEAGVEVLVKDARKRWDRQSRAFYNVFRQPDRVEKLAQIIERLEQGDLKLRVRALESERSFQRVAAVQKTIGYGVAAGSLVNLATILHLNSIRMPATIGYCLCAFFGLQILLGVLKVKKLDQQERLITGTA, encoded by the exons ATGTGGCTCCCCTCCCACCACCGCTCTCCTCTGGCCCTTCCCGCGCCTTGCTCCCTCCTCCACACCActccctcctccgccgcctccccTCGCTTCCACCCCCTCGACCCCCACAGCCAAACCCTAGCTCTCCGCCCCGCCATGTCCGTCGCGACCGCGGCCGCCTCCCTCGTCGCCTCCTCTTCGCTCTCCGTTCCCGAccacctccgcctccgccgccccccGCCACCGCTCCGCTTCCGCCGCCGATCAAAGGACCGCCTCGTTCttgctgttctcgaggagaaatCCTCCTCTGCGTTTACTGAGGAGGAAGCCAGGAAGTTCGGGCTCAACGGGAGCGCGAGCAGGCTCGGGTACGACGATGCCGCGGTGGAGGCGTACCTCGGGTCCAACGGCAACGgaaacagcaacagcaacaggaGTGCGAGTGGGAGTGGGAACGGCGCGAGCGTGAAGCCCGTGCCATCCGGGTCTGGCACTTCTGTGGTATCCGGCCGTGGGCCGGGTGAGGAtgagaggaggaggaaggagagagtGGAGGAGATAGGCAGGGAGGACGCATGGTTTAAGCGAAGCGACGGAGAGGCCATGCCCAAG GTGTCTGTTGTTCCTGGTGGTCGTTGGAATCGGTTTAAAACCTATTCAACGATTCAAAGAACCTTGGAGATATGGGGCTCTGTCTTCGCATTTATATTCAAGGTTTGGCTCAACAACCAGAAGTTCACTTATCGAG GGGGGATGACGGAAGAGAAAAGGGTAATGAGGAGGAAAGTTCTTGCCAAGTGGCTCAAGGAGAGTATTTTGAGATTAGGCCCCACATTTATTAAAATAGGACAGCAATTCTCCACCAGGGTGGATATTCTTCCAAAAGAATATGTGGATCAATTATCTGAATTGCAG GATCAGGTCCCTCCATTCCCTTCAGAGACAGCTGTGTCAACTATTGAAGAAGAGCTGGGAGCATCTGTAAATGAGATATTTGAACGATTTGACGTTGAACCATTAGCTGCTGCTAGCCTCG GCCAGGTTCATCGGGCAAGCCTAAATGGCCAAGAAGTTGTACTCAAGGTGCAAAGGCCTGGTCTGAAAGAGCTGTTTGATATTGATCTGAAGAATTTAAGG GTAATAGCAGAATACCTTCAGAAAGTGGATCCCAAGTCAGATGGTGCCAAGAGAGACTGGGTTGCTATTTATGATGAATGTGCAAATGTATTATATCAG GAAATAGACTATACCAAAGAAGCATTTAATGCTGAAAAGTTTGCTGAAAACTTCAAAAATATGGATTATGTGAAGGTTCCAGAAATTTACTGGGAGTATACTACACCTCAG GTTCTAACAATGGAGTATGTCCCAGGAATCAAAATAAATAGGATACAGCAGATAGATAAGTTAGGGCTTGATCGGAAAAG GTTAGGCCGGTATGCTGTTGAGTCCTACCTTGAGCAGATTTTATCGCATGGATTTTTCCACGCCGACCCG CATCCAGGGAACATTGCTGTTGATGATGCCAATGGTGGGAGGCTTATCTTCTATGACTTTGGGATGATGGGAAGGTTGCTTATGATCATTTTGTTTCCTCCAAAGTCCATTTATGTAATCAATCTAATCTTCATTCTTTTTACTTGCAGTATTAGCCCAAATATCCGCGAAGGACTGCTTGAAGTATTTTATGGAGTTTATGAAAAAGATCCTGATAAA GTGCTTCAAGCAATGGTTCAAATGGGTGTCCTTGTTCCTACTGGAGATATGACAGCCGTCAGAAGAACAGCTCAATTTTTCCTGGATAG CTTTGAAGAGCGTCTAGCTGCACaaaggaaagagagagagatggcAACCGTGGAACCTGGATTTAAAAAACAATTATCTAAGGAGGAAAAGTTTGAAAAGAAGAAGCAGAGACTTGCAGCTATCG GAGAGGATCTTTTGGCAATTGCTGCTGATCAACCATTTCGGTTCCCTGCCACCTTTACATTTGTGGTCAGAGCATTCTCAG TACTGGATGGTATTGGGAAAGGTTTAGATCCTAGATTTGATATTACAGAGATTGCTAAGCC TTATGCCATGGAGTTGCTCAGATTTAATGAAGCTGGTGTTGAAGTACTTGTTAAG GATGCAAGGAAGCGATGGGACAGGCAATCTCGTGCATTCTACAATGTGTTCCGTCAACCTGACAGAGTTGAAAAACTTGCACAGATCATTGAGCGTTTG GAGCAAGGTGATCTCAAGCTTCGTGTCAGAGCATTAGAATCAGAAAGATCGTTTCAAAGAGTTGCCGCTGTACAGAAAACAATTGGATAT GGAGTGGCTGCCGGGAGTTTGGTAAACCTCGCTACCATTCTGCACCTCAATTCGATCCGG ATGCCAGCAACCATCGGATACTGTCTTTGTGCGTTCTTTGGGCTACAAATCCTGCTTGGCGTTCTCAAGGTGAAGAAGCTGGACCAACAAGAGAGATTGATAACCGGCACTGCCTGA